In Choristoneura fumiferana chromosome 27, NRCan_CFum_1, whole genome shotgun sequence, the sequence CTAATTCAAAATAAACGGCTAAAATTTAACCCAGCGTATGAAACTCCCGAGAATATGtacttttatgtatatatattaaataaaagcttacctCGCTAATAAACGATATCCGAGTAGAAGTTTGAGGGTATCCCGTCGGTCCCGTCGCATTGAATTTTCACCcacacaaataatattttttacagcaCTCGTACTAGCTCCTTGGCGTTGCGTTGACAATTATTCAAATTCACGTTAGATTTAgtgtttagacgaccagatggcctagtggttagagaacctgactacgaagcttgaggtcccgggttcgattcccgtgtcggggcagatgtttgtatgaaaaatacgaatgtttgttctcgggtcttgggtgtttaatatgtatttaagtatgtatctatctatataattatatttatccgttgcttagtacccataacacaagctttgctcggcttactttgggactaggtcaattggtgtgaattgtcccgtgatatttatttatttatttatttagtgttaccagacgaagattttattttctacCATTTCCACGACAAAAATATGAGGAATCAAaacttatgtttttttctttcaaaaagcCTCGCAAGTACCCGTTCTACGGTGCTaaacaaattgttatttttgttcttCATTTTGGAACttaatcattaattattattgtttgcaGAATGAAATCAGCCATTTCCAGAACAGATTGCAGCGTTGCGTTATGGATTGCAACGACCAGGCTCGTGACAGGTTAGGTCCTGATCCAGCACAGGAAACAGTAAGTGTATATCCCTGCTAGAGAATACTGCATCGTCTGTAttggcagtagttcccacgcgggcccagtgcggattgggaacttcacacacaccgttcaattgcttcgcaggtttgttgtgcaggtttcctcacgatgttttccttcaccgtaaagctcgtagtaaatttcaaatgtaattccgcacatgaatttcgaaaagctcagaggtgcgagccggggtttgaacccacgatcctctgcttgagatgaaTGAACACCTGGATTTCAATAGATTTTCATGTTAGTTGAAATTCCTCTCTTTCACCAGATTTCCATGACAATTCCGACTCAATGTGGAAAAACTCTTACTACCAACATAATCATTTAGTTTTCTGTCATTTCAGATTGACAGAGCCACGATAGACTTTGAGAAGTGTGCAGTCAAGTGTGTTGACAAGCACATGGGTCTCATTCCCAGCATGATGAAGACCATGAAATCCGTGCTGGCTAGCGGGAAACCACCTCCGATGAGGAGTGAATGAAGCTGATATCGCTAGATGTAATAACCTAACCCATTTAAGCtcctccaccagagatgtgcataCCTAGCCTTGCTCCGCTCAGGAGTTTCCACTaaagatgtgctgtgcgatgataagtaaacgaagcgtttctattggttcatgaaaaacacattcctcgcacatctctggtggaaaacaTTTCATAAACGGCTAAACCTGATTTAATGAAACAGCTGAGAACCACAAGGAAGCTCGGTTACACGGAAATCGGTCTATTCGTTTGAGAACTACGATGCCAAACCACCaccctcttttttcgtcgggggttataaaCCGGCCATGTACGAGTCGGATGTATACACACGAACACAAACGTAGTTTCGCGAGGGTAGACTTTTGTATGCTCAAGCGTGTTACGAACGTAactgtattttgtataaataatgttaaaattagCTTTAATTGCTGATTGTTGTGTAGATATTTAGAGTTaaatctaaaataataaataatgtttagtaACTTCTGTTGTTTTCTTTCAAAATCAGATTGATTGACAGAAATTTTACATAGAAAATTgttggtaggtatattattttatatatatacctaggtattttttataaaacgataattacctgtaggtatacctaaaat encodes:
- the LOC141443536 gene encoding protein FAM136A, yielding MVEAQKFRIEQEMTNLVNELDRSYLRKMQGDMHRCAARCCDDQQSSLERVHGCIDTCTGTLNQANNYVQNEISHFQNRLQRCVMDCNDQARDRLGPDPAQETIDRATIDFEKCAVKCVDKHMGLIPSMMKTMKSVLASGKPPPMRSE